Genomic segment of Streptomyces zhihengii:
GACCGCGGCGCGGCGATCTCCTTCACGCTCGGCGACATCCACCCGCACGACGTGGGCCAGGTGCTGGACGAGCAGGGCATCGCCGTCCGCGTGGGACACCACTGCGCGCGGCCGGTCTGCCTGCGCTACGGAATTCCCGCGACCACGCGAGCGTCGTTCTATCTGTACTCCACGCCGGCAGAGGTCGATGCTCTGGTCGACGGCCTGGAGCACGTCCGTAACTTCTTCGGATGAGGGGCTGACGACGCGTGAAGCTGGATTCGATGTACCAGGACGTCATCCTGGACCACTACAAGCACCCCCACGGGCGGGGCTTGCGGGACGGTGACGCCGAGGTGCACCACGTCAACCCGACGTGCGGCGACGAGATCACGCTCCGGGTGCGGTACGACGGCTCGCGCATCGCGGACGTGTCGTACGAGGGGCAGGGCTGCTCGATCAGCCAGGCCTCCGCCTCGGTCCTGAACGAACTGCTGGTGGGCAAGGAACTCGCCGAGGCGCAGAAGATCCAGGGCACCTTCCTGGAGCTGATGCAGTCCAAGGGGCAGATCGAGCCCGACGACGCCATGGAGGAGGTGCTGGAGGACGCGGTCGCGTTCGCCGGCGTCTCCAAGTACCCGGCCCGTGTGAAGTGCGCCCTGCTGAGCTGGATGGCCTGGAAGGACGCGACCGCACAGGCACTGGCCGGCGGCACCGACGCCGAGAGGAAGACGGCATGACCGAGAACGCCGGGGCGGCCCTGAAGCCGGCCTCCGAGGAAGAAGTCCGTGAGGCGCTGTACGACGTCGTCGACCCCGAGCTGGGCATCGACGTCGTCAACCTGGGCCTCATCTACGGCATCCACATCGACGACTCCAACGTCGCGACCCTGGACATGACGCTGACGTCGGCGGCCTGCCCGCTGACCGACGTGATCGAGGACCAGGCGAAGGCCGCGACCGACGGCATCGTCAACGAGCTGAAGATCAACTGGGTCTGGATGCCGCCGTGGGGCCCGGACAAGATCACGGACGACGGACGCGAGCAGCTCCGCGCGCTCGGCTTCAACGTCTGAGCCGGTCCCGCACCGGACCCGGCAGCACCGAACGGCCATGCCCGTCAGGCACACTGACGGGCATGGCCGTTTCCCTTTACCAGATCGCGATCGACTGTCATGACGCCCCGGCGCTCGCCCGGTTCTGGACGCAGGTGCTGGACTGGAAGGTCCTCTACGAGGACTCCGCCGAGATCGTCATCGGCGCGGACGCCGCCGCGCTGCCCGGCATCTGCTTCCTCACCGTCCCCGAGGACCGCACCGTCAAGAACCGCCTCCACCTCGACCTGAGCCCGGACGACCAGGCCGCCGAGGTCGCCCGCATCCTCGCCCTCGGTGCCACCCGTACCGATGTGGGCCAGGGCGAGGACGTGACCTGGGTGGTGCTCGCCGACCCGGAGGGCAACGAGTTCTGCGTGCTGCGGCCGAAGAAGACGCTGCTGGACTGAGCCCTCGCGGCGCGGCGGGGGCGGGTGGCGCGGGCGCGAGCCCGGGCGGGTCGTCGCGTCCCGGTCGGGACGGCCCGCCCCGGGCCGTGAGGACGGTCCGGGCGGCGGTCGCCCGGGCCCGCCGCCCCGGACCGCGCCCGGGGTCGTGTCAGGCCGGGCCGTCGTGGGCGAAGATCGCGTCGTGGGCGCTGAGGGCGGCCCTGACGCGGACCACGTCGGAGCCCGAGGTGGCGTCCAGGCCGGTGGCGTCCGCGGCGCGGCGCAGCCGGTAGTCCACCGTGTTCGGGTGGATCCGCAGGTGCTCGGCGGTGCGCTGCCGGCTGAGCCCGCACTGGAGGAACGTCCGCAGCGTGCCCAGCAGTTCGGGCCGGTCGGCGAGCGGGCGGACCAGTTCGGCGAGCGCGTCGCGGGCCGGGCCCGGCCGCATGAGCTGGTACTCCAGCAGCACGTCCGAGAGCCGGTGGACGCCGGGGCCCCGGCCCGAGGCGATCGCCACCGCGCGGATCTCGTGCACCAGCCCGGCCGCCGCGGCGACCTGCTCGGGCGCGGCGGCGGTCACACCCGCCACGATCTCCACCCCGGCGACCCGGCTCATGTGGGAGACCACACCCGCCAGCCAGTTCCAGTCGTCCTCGGTCACCTTCTCGGCCGGGACGCGGCGGGGGACGAGCACGATCCCGCCGTCGGCGCCCAGCGCGGAGAGCACGGGCGCGCCGACATGGCGTTCCAGTTCGACGCGCAGGCGTCTGCGCTTGCGCTTGACGGCGATCAGCGGGCTCACCCCGTCGGCCCGCTCGTCCGGGTGGGGCCCGACGGAGAGGCCGAGCACCAGGTAGCAGGGCGGCAGGTCGAAGCCCCAGTGGGCGCTCCTGGTCCGCACGTCGTCGCCGTCGAGCAGCGCCGTCAGCACCGCCTGCCGGGCCGACTGCTCCTCGCTGGCCGCCGCCTGCCGCTCGGTGAAGTACCCGGCCACCACGGTGGCGGTCATCTGCTCCAGGAAGCGGAGCACCAGCAGCCCGGCCTCCTGCACGGCCGCCAGATCGTCCGGCCCGGCGTGGGGCGCCATCCGCTCCAGGCACTCCTGGGCGCCCACGTGGTACGCGCGGATCACCGACTCCACCGGCACGCCCTCCTCGGCCCGCTTCGCGGCCGACTGGCGGAGCACCTGCAACTGGGCGTCGTCCGGCAGCTCACCGGTGCGCAGCACGGTCGCGCAGCTCCGGATGGCCTGCTCGACGACCCGGCGGATGTCGTTGCGCAGTTCCTCGTCGGGGAGGGTGCCGTAGACCGGGACATGGTCGACGAGCCGCTCCAGCACCGCCGAGGAGAGTTCGCGCAGGGAGCCGGCGAGCCGCTGGTGCAGAGGCACGCCGCCGTAGGCAGGCGGCACATAGCTGGCACTGTCCACGGGGCGACCTCGACACCTCAGAACTTACTTGCGGGTAACCAAGGTCGCCGCAGGAGGCACGGAGTGTCAAGCATGAGCACCGGGCTCGGGGTGGTGCGCCGCCGGCACACCCGCGGCCTCGGCGAGGGCCGGCCCGAGATTCTCCTTGCGCATCCGCTGGTCGACGTAGAGCAGGGCGAGGACCAGCGGCGGGAAGACCGCCGTCACCGCCTGGCCGATGAAACCGCCGAGCAGCACGAAGGCGAACGTGACCACGGCGACCGTGATCGCCGTGCCGCTCCCGGACGAGCCGTCCGACAGCGAGGCGGGCCCCGCGGGGAGCAGGCTCAGCAACTGGAGCGGCAACTGGACGAGGTACGCGGTCGCCGCCGCCATCACGAAGGCCAGCAGCGAGACACCGAAGACCCGCCACCAGGCGCCGCGCACCAGCTCCGCCGAGCGGGACAGCGAGCGGACGACGCCCTGGCGCTCGAAGATCGCGACCGCGGGCGCCAGCGAGAACCGCACCCACAGCCAGACCGCCGGCGGGCCGGTGAGCAGCACGCCGAGCAGGCCGCCGAGGAAGATCCAGCCGAACCCGGGCGCGCCGTCGGACAGCAGCGAGATGAACGCGAAGATCATGCCGAAGAAGGTCACGGCCAGCAGTACCAGCGGGACGGCCGCGATCAGCCCGCAGAGCAGCAGGCTGCCCAGCACCGCCCACACCCTCGGCAGCACCCGCCGCCACAGCGTCCCGAACGAGCAGGGCCGACCGAGCACCGCGTCCTGGAGGACCGCCGGACAGGCCGCGTTGACCAGGGCCCCCGCCACCAGCATCACGACGACACCGGCGAGGTAGACGCCGCCGAAGGCGGAGAGCAGCGGCCACAGCTCGTCGGCGCCGGCGGACTCCGGGGCATCGGCGATGTGCTCGATGTCGTGGGCGAACACCGCGTACGCCATGGCCAGCGCGGCGCCGAACAGTGCCACCGCCCCGCCGTAGGCCACGGCGGTGAAGCCCAGCAGCTGCTTCCAGTGCCGCCCGAGCGTCGCGAACGCCCCGCCGAGGACGCCGCCGACGCCGAGCGGGGGAGCCAGCGGGATCACCCCCGGCTTCGGCGGCACGGGCGGCGGCGCCCACCCGCCGCTCCAGCCGGAGGAAGGGCCCGGAAAGGGCGGGTGGGCGTAGGTCATCTCTGGTTCCCCCGATGCCGGACGACGGCGAACGGCGGTCACCGGGTCGGCGCCGCCGGACGAACAAGGTAGCGACCGCCGCGCGCCCGTCCGAACCCGCCCCCCGCCCCTTACCTGCGGGGAAGCGCCGGGACGAACGCGCCGGGGCCGGCAGCTTGGGGCGCGATCCGCTGGGCGGGCGGGCGGTCAGCCGGTCGGGGCGGTCGAGCGGTTGGCCGGTCGAGCCGGTCGGGGCGACCCTGGTCTCTCCCCCGCAGGGGCCTGCCCGGCGGTCACCGCGCTCCCGGGCGCGGGCCCGGCCCACGCCTGCCGTCCCCGCGCCGCCTGCCGCCCCGCCCTCCCGGCCCCTCGCACCCCTCTTGCTCCTCGCGCCCCTCCGGCCCCGCGGCGTCCCGCCGCCGACGCGGCGCGACCGGGAGGTGAGACCGGTTGGCCCGGGTGCGGCCCCGGCGGTTAGGTTTCCTGTCATGACTGACTCGTCCGACAGCACCACCGCTCAGCGCACCACCGGCGCCGTGGCCGCCGGTCTCGCCACCCTCTCCGCCGAGGGCGTCGTCCTCGACACCTGGTACCCCGCTCCCGCGCTCGCCGCGGAGCCCGGCCCCGCCGGCACCGAGCGGCTGACGGCCGAGCAGGCCGTCGGGCTCCTCGGCGAAGGCGCCGCCAAGGCCGTCGGCCCGGACGCCCGCCGGGGCGTCGAGGTCGTCGCCGTCCGCACCGTCATCGCGTCCCTCGACGACAAGCCGCTCGACGCCCACGACGCGTACCTGCGTCTGCACCTGCTCTCGCACCGGCTGGTCAAGCCGCACGGGCAGAACCTCGACGGGCTGTTCGGCCTCCTCGCCAACGTCGCCTGGACCAGCCTCGGTCCGGTCGCCGTGGACACCCTGGAGACCGTGCGGCTCAACGCCCGCGCCGAGGGCCTGCACCTCCAGGTGACCTCCGTGGACAAGTTCCCCCGGATGACGGACTACGTCGCCCCCAAGGGCGTGCGCATCGCCGACGCCGACCGCGTCCGCCTCGGCGCGCACCTCGCCGAGGGCACCACCGTCATGCACGAGGGCTTCGTCAACTTCAACGCGGGCACCCTCGGCACCTCCATGGTCGAGGGGCGCATCTCCGCGGGCGTCGTCGTGGGCGACGGTTCGGACATCGGCGGCGGCGCGTCCACCATGGGCACGCTGTCCGGCGGCGGCAACGTCCGCATCGTGATCGGCGAGCGCTGCCTCGTCGGCGCGGAGGCGGGCGTCGGTATCGCCCTCGGCGACGAGTGCGTCGTCGAGGCCGGCCTCTACGTCACCGCCGGCACCCGGGTCACCATGCCCGACGGCCAGGTCGTCAAGGCCCGCGAGCTGTCCGGCGCGAGCAACATCCTCTTCCGCCGCAACTCCGTGACGGGCACGGTCGAGGCCCGCCCGAACAACGCGGTGTGGGGCGGCCTCAACGAGGTGCTGCACAGCCACAACTGATCGCGGGCGGCCGTGCTCTGCGGCCGCCTCACCGATCAACGCCCTGACCTGCTGCCGAGCTGTCGGCAGCCGTCGACGTCGGGTCAACGCCGAGCGCCCTTCCACGGACCGGGAGGGCGCTCGTGCGTCGACGGAAGGGCACGTGATCTCCGTACCCGAGCACGTGCCGCACCCCGGACCGGGGGTCAGTCCGTGCTCGGGGCCGTGAGGTCCACCCATATCCACGGCTCGCGGTGCCACGCACGCACTTCCCCTACGACGAGGTCGACCGTCACGCCCACAGGCGGCAACTCCCGGGCGAGTCGCGCCACTCCCGGTTCGCTGCTCCGGCGAATCATGTCCAGCGAGGCGCCCACGGGTTCGTAGCCGTCGAGTTCCGCCGTGAGGCCCCACGGCTGGTGACCGGTGATCACCGCTTGGACGGCTTCGCCCTGACGGAGTTCGCTGAGGGGACGTCTCGCCTTGTCTGCCATGACGGCATCATCCCTCCTCGACCCACCACCTTTCCCGGCTCCCACCCCGTCCACCAGCGCCCCCGACGTGACCGGCGGGCGCGGGAGCGTTTCGTCCGCACGGCGGGGCCGTAGCCCTGTGTTCGCTGCCGGGCGGCCCCTTCCGGCGGCGCGCTGCGCGCATGCAGGCAGGGGAGAGACCTCACCGGGGTGGTGGCCGGCCGACGGAAGGCGTCTGCTTGGATGCCGCAGGTGACGACGAATGCCTTCGCCGCCCGTGCGGACGACGCCGATGGCGACCGACTGAAGGCCCTGCTGGAACGTGCGGCCACGGGCCGGGACGGTCAGGCGTGGAGCGACCTCTGGACGGAGCTGTACCACAACGGTTCTCTGGACGTGGCTCATCCGCTGGTGCTGCACACGCTGGCGGACATGGCGGAGGCGGACGAGGCCGACGTGGCGGCTCCGGCCCTCCATCTGGCAGGCGCCCTGCTCGTGCAGGCCGATCAGCGGTACGAGAACCGGAACCTGCGGCGCGAGTACGCCCCTGACGTCGCCCGGCTCCTGGGTGCCGCGAACCGGTGGCGGCAGCTCTCCACCGCCGGGAGCGACTACTGCCCTCTGATCGAGGCGGTCCTCAACCTGGAAGGAGACATCCTCTGGGCAGAGGCCCTGTTCGAGGGCATCCTCAGCGAGGAGTACGAGCTCGAGTGCCCCGACCCCGACGGGTGCGCTCCGGTCTGGGTGGTTCTCGGAGAGCGGGGCTTCTTCAGTACGGCGGAGGACTACGCCCTCTCCGACGACGAGATCGAGACCTTTCCGCTCCACCCCGCCGACCCCCGCGCGCTGGACGGGCTCGGCAGGCGTCTTCACGACCTCGCCCTGCGGGACGGATACGACGACGTGGCGCTTGTCCTGCGCCATGTGTTCGGCGACGCGACCTGTCCCGTGTGCCGTCGGAGATTCTCCGTGGCCGGGCAGATCGCCGGCCTCGGCTGAACCCCCATCGTGTGACTCTGCGTAACCTCTGGCCCGTCTATCGGATAGTCAGGGCGACGCAGAGCCGTACGGCTCTGTCCGGACGGGCGGATGAGGCGAGGATTCAGATGAAGACCAGGCCTGCTGTTCTCACGACGGGCGCGCTGTGCGCGCTGCTCGCGGTGCCGGTGCAGACGGGGGTGGCGCAGGCGGACGAGACGCATCAGAACTCGCACAACGGGTCGCAGTTCAGTCTCGTCCGCACGGGGCAGATCGACGATCCGATGGAGGACGTGCTGGAGCACGCGGCGATCCTGGGCAGCGGGACGACGACCAGCGACGGCGGCGAATGACCGGTTCCGGTACGGCGTGGCAGGGGCCCGCCCGGAGGTCCGGGCGGGCCCGTGTGCGGTCGGCGGGGGTCAGGACGGGTTGAGGGTCCACTTCTGGTTGGCGGCGCCGGTGCAGCTCCAGATCTGGGCGCGGGTGCCGTCGGCGGAGGAATTGCCGGTGGCGTCCAGGCATTTGCCGGCCGCGGTGTTGACGACGTCGTGGGTGGCCGGGTTGTAGGACCACTGCTGCGCGCCCGTGCCGTTGCAGGTCCAGAGCTGGACGGGCGCGCCGTTCGCGGTGGAGGCGCCGCTCACGTCGAGGCACTTGCCGAGGGCGCGGACGGTGCCGTCCGTGCCCGCCGTCCAGCGCTGGGCCGTGCTGCCGTTGCAGGCGTACAGCTGGACGGCGGTGCCGTCGGCGGTCGCGCCGCCGGCGACGTCCAGGCACTTGCCCGCCAGGCCGGTGAGCGTGCCGGTGGTCCCGCCGCCGCCTCCGCTGCCGGGCGTGCCGGCCCAGGTGAAGGTGGCGGTGGTGCGGGCGGGCAGGGTGTAGGTGAAGGACTGGTTTCCCCAGTTCACCCGGACCGACTGGGCGGAGGTGCCGCCGTTGTGGGCGATGAGCGCCTTCGAGCCGTCGGGGTTGCGCCAGGCGACGTTCTGCACGGTCCCGTTGGCGGTGGAGGCGATGCGGTACGCGCCGGGCCGGACGAACTTGGTCAGGTGGCCCGTCGTGTAGTACTCGACCGTGTAGTCGACCTGACCGGCCCGCGCGCCGCCCTCCTGCACGGTGATCAGTCCGGTGCAGGTGCCGCACCCGCCGTTGTGGGGGCCCATGTTCTGGTTGAGCGCCAGGCTCCACTTGACCAGGCTGCTGCTCCAGTTGCGGGCGTAGCCGACGATGTCGGCCATGTCCTCGTTGTGCTGGTTGCCGATCCAGGTGCCGCCGGAGTGCTCGGTGCTGAACTGCTTCACCGACGGGTACTGGTCGTGCACCTGGGTGCCGACCGCCGGGTCGCCGAAGTAGCCGTGCCAGGCGATGCCGCCGAACAGCGGGTCGTTGCGCACGCCCGCGTCGTTCAGGATCGGCGCGCCGAAGTTCGCGTAGTCGCCGTAGTTCCAGTCGTGCACCAGGATCTTGGTGGTGATCCCCGCGGCGCGGAAGGCGGGGTAGACGTGGTTCTTGGTGAACTCGACCAGCCCGGACGGGTTCCAGCTCATGCCGGGGTAGTTCATCGCGGTGGGGTTGCCGGCCTGGCAGCAGTTGGGCTCGTTCTGGACCGACAGGTAGTCGACCTTCACCCCGGCCGCCTGGTAGCTCTGCACGTACTTGACCAGGTACTGGGCGTACAGCGGGTAGTACTCCCACTTCAGCCAGCCCATCTGGTCCATCCGGCCGTTGTCCTTCATCCAGCCGGGCGCGCTCCACGGCACGCCCTTCACCCGCAGGGCCGGGTTGAGCTGGCGGGCCTGCGAGGTCAGCAGGCGCACGTTCGTGTCGTAGCCGTTCGCGCCGAAGTCGTTGAGGTCGCAGCAGGTGTCGTCGAGCGAGACGTGGCCCGGCCGGGACAGGTCGGAGGCCCCGATGGGGTTGCGCACGAAGGACAGGCCGATGCCGTCGGTGGGGGAGAACAGCTTGCGCATCACCGCGTCCCGTGTCGCGGCCGAGACGGCTCCGCCGCGCAGCAGATGGGCGGTGGTGTCCGTGATGGAGGCCCCGCCGCCCTCGAACTGCTGGTAGGTGGTGTTCTCGTCCACCGTGACGGTGTGGTTCGCCGAGCCGCCGGCGGGGCCGAAGGCGATCGGGGCCTGCTGGGCGAGTCCGCGGGTGACGGTACGGCCGCCGGAGTCGGAGGTGGTGGTCAGCCAGACGTCGACCCGTTCGCCGGCCGCCTGCGCGGTGCCGGGACCGGCCATGACCAGGCACCCGGCGACGAGGGCGGTGGCGGTGAGGGAGGTGAGGGACCGGCGTACGGCGGGGCCCGGGCGGCGTCGCTCCCGGGTGCCGGGCGGCCGGCCCGCCGGGCGCCGTACCGAGGTGATCACACGCCTAATTGCGTCATGCACCTGACACTCCTTTGTGTGCCGGACCGGGCCGTTCCCGTGGGGGGTGCCCGGGCGGGGCCGAGGGGAGGGCGCGTCAAAGTCCTGAAGGCGCGCGAGCACCCGAGCCCTGGACGGGGGACTTTTCTCAAGCCATGAAGTTAAGAGGGGGGCCTCGGTGCGTCAACCCTCGGCGCAGAAGTTGCCCGCGGGTGCCCGCCGCGCGTTCCGGACGCGGCGAGTGCCCCGGCGATCGTTCAGGAGTTGAAGGGGGAGGGGTCGGGAAGGGCGCGGCTCGCGGGCTCCCGGCCGCCTGCGGCGAGACGCTCCCAGGCCGCGACCAGCCGCTCGGTCGTCGGGGTGTCCGCCGCCTGGAGCGGCTCGCGCACCGGACCGGCCGGCCGGCCGAGCGCGCCCAGCAGCGCCTTCGCCGTGACCGTGCCGGGCAGGCCCGCCGCCATCATCTCCCGCACCAGCGGCAGGGTCCGCTGGTGCAGGCGCAGGGCGCGGGCGTTGTCACCGGCCTCGTGCGCGTCGAGGATCTCCCGCAGCGGACCCGCGGCCACGTTGGCGACCGTGGAGACGAACCCCGCGCCGCCGACCGCCCGGAGCGGCAGGTTCAGCTCCTCGCACCCGGAGTAGTAAGCCAGGTCGCTCTCCGCGATGACCCGTGCGCTGCCCATCAGGTCGTACGCGCAGTCCTTCACGGCGACGATCCGCGGGTGCCCGGCGAGCCGCAGCATCGTGTCCGGCTCGATGCGGGTGCCGGTGCGGCCGGGGATGTCGTACAGCATCACCGGGAGGCCGCAGCCGTCCGCGATCCGCCGGAAGTGCGCCTCGACGGCGGGCTGCGGCGGGCGGCTGTAGTACGGGGTGACCGCGAGGACCCCGGCGGCCCCGGCCTCCTCGGCGGCCCGGGCCAGCGCGACGCTGTGCCGGGTGTCCGCCGTGCCGACGCCCGCGACGACCGGGACGCGGTCGCCCACGGCCTCGACGACCGCGCGGATCAGGGCGGACTTCTCCGCGTCGGTCGTGGTGGGCGACTCGCCGGTGGTGCCGGAGAGCACCAGTCCGTCGCAGCCCTCGTCGACCAGTAGGGCGGCGAGCTTCCGCGCGCCCCCGGTGTCGAGGGCTCCGTCGTCGGTGAAGGGCGTGACCATCGCGCACAGGGCGCGGCCGAAAGGGTGCGAAGTGGGCATGGCAGCAGTCTGCTCGCCCCGACCGCGCAGCTCCAGTTACACCTTCTGGGGTCGACGATGAAGCAACGCTGTGCGATGGGCGGTGCCGGGCGGCCTGCGACGGGCCGCCCGGCACCGCGCCGGCTCACGGGCGGAAGCGCAGCACCTGCGGGTCGTGGTCGCTGTTCTGGTCCGCGAACTCCGCGTTGATGTGCACGCTGTCGTACGTGAAGCCGGTGATCGAAGGGCTGGTCAGGATCTGGTCCAGCACCTGGCTGTTGCCGTCGTAGATGTACGAGTAGCGCTCGGAGCGCGGCAGGGAGGTGATCGCCGCGCGCAGGGCGCCGTCCGCGGTGAGGGCCTTCGTGGTGCCGGAGAACTCGAAGTCGTTGATGTCGCCGACGACGAGGACGTCCGCCCGGCGGTCGGCCTTCAGCACGTCCTTGACGAAGGCGTTGACCGACTGGGCCTGGAGCAGCCGCTTGGCCTCGGAGGAACGGTTCGGCGGCTGGTGGTGCGAGGCCAGGGACTCGTCGCCGCCCTTCGAGCCGAAGTGGTTGGCGATCACGACGACCGGACGGCCCCGGAAGGAGAACTCGCCGGCCAGCGGCTTGCGGCTGCTCTCCCAGGCCGCGTTCGCCGGGTCGATCCTGCCGGGCGAGTGGGTGAGGGCCGCGCGGCCCCGCTCGCGGACCACGCCCGTGGCGGTCGTCGCGTCACCGGCGCCCCGGTCGGTGAAGGAGACGCGCTCCGGGTTGAACAGGAACACCTGGCGGATGTTGCCGCCGGGCTCGCCGCCGTCCTTGTTGTTCTCCGGGTCCACCGAGCGCCACTCGTACGCCGGTCCGCCCGCGGCCTTGATCGCTTCCGTGAACTTCGCGACCGTCTGCCCGGCCGCGACCGTGCCGTCGTTCTTCGCCCCGTTGTCGTCCTGGATCTCCTCCAGCGCGAGGATGTCGGGGGAGGCGAGGTTCTCCACCACGCCCCTCGCCAGCGCGTCGAACTTCTCCTGCGGGTCGGACGGGTCCAGGTTCTCGACGTTGTACGTGGCCACGGCCAGTTCGCCGGAACGCTGCGGACGGGTGCGCTCGCGCTCCAGGCCGCAGTCCACGACCGTGCCGAGGGCGCGCGCGGTCAGGGTGTAGCCGCCGTACTGGTTGAAGTCGAGCGGTCCCTCGGTGACGCCGGCGAGGACGTCGCCCACGTTCGCGGACGGGAAGGGCTGCTCGGCGAGCGGGGTCAGCGACTGCACCTTGAGGCGGCCGGTGTTCTGCGCCGTGTAGGAGCCGTAGACCGTGCCGCCGCGCAGGTTGGGGTGCTCCCACGGCTTGACCGTGACCCACAGTTCCGCGTGCGCGTTGGTCGCCCCGACCACCCGGGAGGTGCCGACGCGGATGTTGGTGCCCTCCAGGGACTCCCAGTAGTCCAGCGCGTAGGTGCGGGGCCGCAGCGGGAGGCCGTTGATGCTGCCCCCGGCCGCCGCGTCGCCCTCGGGCGCGTACGCCGACGGCACGGACCAGGCGGAGACGGTGACGGGCGCGGGCACCGCGTTGCCCTGCGAGACGACCGTCACCGCCGGCTTGGCTATCTGGGTCAGCGACTGGTTGCCGGAGGCCGCACCGCCCGGCACGTACTCGCCGACCGTGCCCGAGACCAGCACCCGGTCGCCGACGGCGACCGTGGGCACCGAGCCCGTGTAGACGAAGACGCCCTCGGAGGTCGCCGGGTCGCCGTCGCCCTCCGGGTCCTGGAACCAGAAGCCCCGCGAGCCGTACGTCCGCACACCCGTCACGATGCCCGGCACGTCGGCGACCTGGCCGCCCGCGAGCGGCGACAGGCGGGTGGTGCCCTGGATGTCGTGGATGCGCACCGGGTCGCCCTCGGCGGCCCCGGCGGGAGTGGAGCCGGCGAGCAGACCCGCGGCGAGGGCGGCGGCGACCAGCGTCGCGACGGCGGGTGTTCTCGGTACGGCGGAGGAAGGCATCACGGTACTCCGGGAGGTCGGGGTGAGGGTGGTGCGCCCGGTACCGCACACGGACCGGGCAGGTTCTACGCGCGTCAATCTCTTGTCTGGGCAGGGCACTTGTCAAGGGTGCGCAGATGTACGACGGCCCAAGCCCCGGTGAACCCCGCGGGCGCTGCCCGCGGCCCGCCGGACGAATCCCCGGGCGGCGGCCGGGGCCACCCGATTACGTCTACGCTGGGAGGCGCCCGCCGCCGCGCACCAGGCGCGGGCGTCCGTAGACACGCGGAGGAGAACCGCCAGATGCCCGAAGACCGTCCCACCCTTCCGCCGGTCCTGCTGCCACCGGAGGCGGAACTGGCGCGGGCGGCCCTCGCCGCGCCGCTGCTGGCCCGGGCCGTGCGGCTCGCGCGCTGGGCGGGGCCGGAGACCCGGGTCGGCGCGGGCGGCGAACTGGTCACGGAGCAACTCGGCGCGGCGGCACGGGAGCTGGGCCTGCCCGACGGGCCCGACGACGACGGCCCCGCCTACGCGGGCGAGGCCTGGCGGGTCGCCGTGGAAACCGGCCTGGTCGAGGTCGAGGACCCGCAGGACGACGCGGCGGGGACACCGGACGACGACGAGGGCACCGCCCCGGGCGACGACGAGGACGCCGGCGGCGCGGTCGCCGGCGACAACCTCGCCCTCGTCACCAAGGGATCGCCGCAGGACGTGCTCGGCCTGTGGCTCGACGCGCTCGACGTCGTCCTCGCCGACGCCGCCGCACCCGTCATCGACGACCTCCACGACGTCATCGGCGAGGACGGCGGGATCGACTTCGACGCCCTCGACTGGGACCCGGAGGCGGAGGCCGAGTTCCTGGAGGGCGTGCTCGGCAACCTGTACCTGCTGACCGTCACCGAGGCCGGCCCCGGCGACCAGCCCGTCCCGCTGCCCGTGCTGGCCGCCTCCATGGTGGTCCCCGACGACATGGGCGAGCCCACGGACGACGTGCTGGAGCAGGTCTCCGAGGCGATGATGCGCCTCGACGACCAGTTCCGGCTGCTGGAGCCGGTCGGCCTGGTCGACTACCAGCCCGTCGACGAGGCGCTGATGGTCGAGGAGGGCGAGGAGCAGGAGCCGGCCGCCGTCGACGACGAGGACGTCTCCCGCTACGGGCTCGTGCGGCTCACGCCCCTCGGCCTGTTCGGCATCCGCTCCCGGATGCTGGAGGCCGGCGTGGCCGCTCCCGCCGTGGGCGACCTCGCGGACAAGGGCGCCGACGTGCTCCTCGGCGGCCTCACCGGCTACCCCGAACCGGCCGCGCGCGCCGAGACCCTCCAGTGGCTCGCCCCGCGCACCCCGGCCGACGCCGCCCGCGAACTGCTCGCCGCCGCCCGCGGCGGCGACCGGGACGCGCCGCTGCGGCGGCTCCACTGCCAGCAGGCGCTCGC
This window contains:
- a CDS encoding helix-turn-helix domain-containing protein; translation: MDSASYVPPAYGGVPLHQRLAGSLRELSSAVLERLVDHVPVYGTLPDEELRNDIRRVVEQAIRSCATVLRTGELPDDAQLQVLRQSAAKRAEEGVPVESVIRAYHVGAQECLERMAPHAGPDDLAAVQEAGLLVLRFLEQMTATVVAGYFTERQAAASEEQSARQAVLTALLDGDDVRTRSAHWGFDLPPCYLVLGLSVGPHPDERADGVSPLIAVKRKRRRLRVELERHVGAPVLSALGADGGIVLVPRRVPAEKVTEDDWNWLAGVVSHMSRVAGVEIVAGVTAAAPEQVAAAAGLVHEIRAVAIASGRGPGVHRLSDVLLEYQLMRPGPARDALAELVRPLADRPELLGTLRTFLQCGLSRQRTAEHLRIHPNTVDYRLRRAADATGLDATSGSDVVRVRAALSAHDAIFAHDGPA
- a CDS encoding VOC family protein — encoded protein: MAVSLYQIAIDCHDAPALARFWTQVLDWKVLYEDSAEIVIGADAAALPGICFLTVPEDRTVKNRLHLDLSPDDQAAEVARILALGATRTDVGQGEDVTWVVLADPEGNEFCVLRPKKTLLD
- the dapD gene encoding 2,3,4,5-tetrahydropyridine-2,6-dicarboxylate N-succinyltransferase codes for the protein MTDSSDSTTAQRTTGAVAAGLATLSAEGVVLDTWYPAPALAAEPGPAGTERLTAEQAVGLLGEGAAKAVGPDARRGVEVVAVRTVIASLDDKPLDAHDAYLRLHLLSHRLVKPHGQNLDGLFGLLANVAWTSLGPVAVDTLETVRLNARAEGLHLQVTSVDKFPRMTDYVAPKGVRIADADRVRLGAHLAEGTTVMHEGFVNFNAGTLGTSMVEGRISAGVVVGDGSDIGGGASTMGTLSGGGNVRIVIGERCLVGAEAGVGIALGDECVVEAGLYVTAGTRVTMPDGQVVKARELSGASNILFRRNSVTGTVEARPNNAVWGGLNEVLHSHN
- the sufU gene encoding Fe-S cluster assembly sulfur transfer protein SufU, which gives rise to MKLDSMYQDVILDHYKHPHGRGLRDGDAEVHHVNPTCGDEITLRVRYDGSRIADVSYEGQGCSISQASASVLNELLVGKELAEAQKIQGTFLELMQSKGQIEPDDAMEEVLEDAVAFAGVSKYPARVKCALLSWMAWKDATAQALAGGTDAERKTA
- a CDS encoding metal-sulfur cluster assembly factor; translation: MTENAGAALKPASEEEVREALYDVVDPELGIDVVNLGLIYGIHIDDSNVATLDMTLTSAACPLTDVIEDQAKAATDGIVNELKINWVWMPPWGPDKITDDGREQLRALGFNV
- a CDS encoding ricin-type beta-trefoil lectin domain protein, which translates into the protein MAGPGTAQAAGERVDVWLTTTSDSGGRTVTRGLAQQAPIAFGPAGGSANHTVTVDENTTYQQFEGGGASITDTTAHLLRGGAVSAATRDAVMRKLFSPTDGIGLSFVRNPIGASDLSRPGHVSLDDTCCDLNDFGANGYDTNVRLLTSQARQLNPALRVKGVPWSAPGWMKDNGRMDQMGWLKWEYYPLYAQYLVKYVQSYQAAGVKVDYLSVQNEPNCCQAGNPTAMNYPGMSWNPSGLVEFTKNHVYPAFRAAGITTKILVHDWNYGDYANFGAPILNDAGVRNDPLFGGIAWHGYFGDPAVGTQVHDQYPSVKQFSTEHSGGTWIGNQHNEDMADIVGYARNWSSSLVKWSLALNQNMGPHNGGCGTCTGLITVQEGGARAGQVDYTVEYYTTGHLTKFVRPGAYRIASTANGTVQNVAWRNPDGSKALIAHNGGTSAQSVRVNWGNQSFTYTLPARTTATFTWAGTPGSGGGGGTTGTLTGLAGKCLDVAGGATADGTAVQLYACNGSTAQRWTAGTDGTVRALGKCLDVSGASTANGAPVQLWTCNGTGAQQWSYNPATHDVVNTAAGKCLDATGNSSADGTRAQIWSCTGAANQKWTLNPS